Proteins encoded by one window of Fodinicurvata sediminis DSM 21159:
- a CDS encoding SulP family inorganic anion transporter — protein sequence MTSETSASSTTSFLELFTPKLITVLREGYGLTQLRSDMTAGLTVAIVALPLSMAIAIASGASPAQGLYTAIIGGFLVSALGGSRFQIGGPAGAFIVLVATTVQLHGMDGLLLATMLSGLMLMLTGFLRLGTYIKFIPYPVTVGFTAGIAVIIFASQLQELLGLDPERTAPGPMLEKLPFLWDKLPNFNTTTLVLSLATVILIVGLKKLRPNWPGMLIAVVLTSLAAGLFTLPVETIGTKFGGIPSSLPRPNLPDIGWDKLRAVLPSAFAFTLLGAIESLLSAVVADGMTGRRHRSNCELVAQGAANLASGLFGGICVTGTIARTATNVRAGAHGPVAGMMHAGFLLLFILFVAPLASYIPLASLAGVLAVVAWNMIEKQAFATLLRASRGDAAVLLATFLLTIFRDLTEAIVVGVALGSILFIHRMSKTTAVARHVPFVAEDKADGPRNERQPYDKQAGANPDIVVYRISGAFFFGAAASVGAMLERISDSHKALVIDLSAVPFLDSTAANTLEGLARKAERRGVRVSLTGTTRPLRKELFLNGLKPPLVRYEPSLEKALERHRLNLQESQDRAAGSSALRRNSWAD from the coding sequence ATGACATCAGAAACATCCGCGTCCTCCACCACCAGCTTTCTCGAGCTCTTCACACCGAAACTGATCACTGTGCTGCGGGAAGGTTACGGACTGACACAACTGCGCTCGGACATGACGGCCGGCCTGACCGTGGCGATTGTTGCACTGCCGCTCTCCATGGCCATTGCCATTGCCTCCGGCGCCAGTCCAGCCCAGGGGCTTTATACCGCCATAATTGGCGGCTTCCTGGTATCGGCCCTGGGCGGCAGCCGCTTCCAGATCGGAGGCCCGGCCGGCGCCTTCATCGTGCTGGTTGCCACAACTGTCCAGCTCCATGGCATGGATGGCTTGCTTCTCGCCACCATGCTTTCCGGCCTGATGCTGATGCTTACGGGTTTCCTGCGCCTTGGGACCTACATCAAGTTCATTCCCTATCCTGTCACCGTGGGCTTCACGGCCGGCATTGCCGTGATCATCTTCGCAAGCCAACTACAGGAACTGCTGGGGCTTGATCCGGAGCGGACGGCCCCCGGGCCCATGCTGGAAAAGCTGCCCTTCCTCTGGGACAAGCTGCCAAACTTCAACACGACCACGCTGGTGCTTTCCCTGGCGACCGTCATCCTGATCGTGGGCTTGAAGAAGCTGCGCCCCAACTGGCCGGGAATGTTGATCGCCGTGGTACTGACCTCTCTTGCCGCCGGCCTGTTCACCTTGCCGGTCGAGACCATCGGCACGAAATTCGGCGGCATTCCGAGCAGCCTGCCTCGGCCAAACCTGCCGGATATCGGCTGGGACAAACTGCGCGCGGTGCTGCCCAGCGCCTTTGCCTTTACCCTGCTGGGCGCCATCGAATCGCTGCTTTCCGCCGTGGTGGCCGACGGCATGACCGGACGGCGCCATCGCTCCAATTGCGAACTGGTGGCTCAAGGTGCTGCGAACCTGGCCTCCGGCCTCTTTGGTGGGATCTGTGTGACCGGGACGATCGCGCGGACAGCCACCAATGTCCGGGCCGGGGCTCACGGTCCCGTCGCGGGCATGATGCATGCCGGTTTCCTCTTGCTGTTCATTCTCTTCGTGGCCCCTCTTGCCAGCTATATTCCATTGGCAAGCCTTGCCGGGGTGCTGGCTGTTGTCGCCTGGAACATGATCGAGAAGCAGGCCTTTGCCACCCTCCTGCGCGCCTCTCGCGGCGACGCTGCGGTTTTGTTGGCGACCTTCCTGCTGACCATCTTCCGTGACCTGACGGAGGCCATAGTCGTAGGCGTGGCACTGGGCTCCATTCTGTTCATTCACCGTATGTCGAAAACCACCGCTGTGGCCCGACACGTCCCGTTTGTTGCCGAGGACAAGGCGGATGGCCCACGCAACGAGCGCCAGCCCTACGACAAGCAGGCTGGCGCCAACCCCGATATCGTTGTCTACCGAATTTCAGGCGCGTTCTTCTTTGGCGCGGCGGCCTCCGTCGGCGCGATGTTGGAGCGAATTTCCGATTCCCACAAGGCACTGGTGATCGACCTTTCGGCCGTGCCCTTCCTGGATTCAACGGCGGCCAATACACTGGAGGGGCTGGCTCGGAAGGCTGAACGCCGCGGGGTAAGAGTCAGCCTGACCGGTACGACCCGCCCCTTGCGCAAGGAGCTGTTCCTGAACGGACTCAAACCACCTCTGGTTCGCTATGAGCCCTCGCTGGAGAAAGCCCTCGAACGCCATCGACTGAACCTACAGGAAAGTCAGGACAGGGCCGCTGGCTCCAGTGCTTTGCGCAGGAACAGCTGGGCAGACTAG
- a CDS encoding SirB2 family protein yields MIEFYSEIRLVHIWAVLASGGLFLLRGLALFAGTRWYMAALVRYLSYTIDTILLTAALILMTIVQQYPVFDDWLTVKVLLLVVYILLGYYAFWKARSRMMQVGAWLAALLVYAFIFSIARAHHPLGVFYTLAG; encoded by the coding sequence ATGATCGAATTCTATTCGGAAATCAGGCTGGTCCACATCTGGGCCGTGCTTGCCAGTGGCGGACTTTTCCTGTTGCGGGGGCTTGCGCTCTTCGCCGGTACGCGCTGGTACATGGCCGCGCTTGTGCGCTATCTCAGCTATACCATCGACACCATACTGCTGACGGCCGCGCTGATACTGATGACAATCGTGCAGCAGTATCCCGTCTTCGATGACTGGCTGACGGTGAAAGTGCTGCTGTTGGTGGTCTACATCCTGCTGGGCTATTACGCCTTCTGGAAGGCGCGGAGCCGCATGATGCAGGTCGGTGCCTGGCTCGCGGCGCTGCTGGTCTACGCGTTCATCTTTTCCATCGCACGCGCACATCATCCTCTGGGGGTCTTCTATACACTTGCGGGGTGA
- a CDS encoding alternative oxidase, giving the protein MLQIDKTDLTHHHAPHGLSDRFALALVRGLGALARSLFGRRYGNRTIVLETIAAVPGMVAATLLHLKCLRRLQDDRGWVRSLMDEAENQRTHLMVFVTLDRPNGFERILILLAQGLFYNAHFLICLFSPRTAHRLTGYFAEDAVKGYAEYLREIDQEQRENPPAPEVAIAYWNLAPDARLRDAIVAMQADEAIHRDINHGFATALANGQDLPDPPSPLL; this is encoded by the coding sequence ATGTTGCAGATCGACAAGACGGACCTGACACACCATCACGCCCCCCACGGTCTTTCGGACCGTTTTGCCCTGGCCCTGGTACGCGGACTCGGCGCGCTTGCCCGGAGCCTTTTCGGACGGCGCTATGGAAACCGTACCATCGTCCTTGAAACCATAGCCGCCGTGCCGGGTATGGTTGCCGCCACGCTGTTGCACCTGAAATGCCTGCGGCGCCTCCAGGACGATCGCGGCTGGGTGCGCAGCCTGATGGACGAAGCCGAGAATCAGCGCACGCACCTGATGGTTTTCGTCACCCTCGACCGACCGAACGGTTTCGAACGGATCCTGATCCTCCTGGCCCAGGGCCTGTTCTATAACGCCCACTTCCTGATCTGCCTCTTCTCCCCCAGGACCGCCCACCGACTCACCGGCTATTTTGCCGAGGATGCCGTCAAGGGTTACGCAGAGTACCTGCGGGAAATCGACCAGGAACAGCGGGAGAACCCGCCAGCCCCTGAGGTGGCCATCGCCTATTGGAACCTGGCACCGGACGCGCGCCTTAGGGACGCCATCGTTGCCATGCAGGCAGACGAAGCCATTCACCGCGATATCAATCACGGCTTCGCGACCGCCCTGGCAAATGGGCAGGACCTGCCCGATCCGCCCTCTCCTCTTCTGTAG
- the nirK gene encoding copper-containing nitrite reductase yields MKRNNLVTTTSALALAIALGGFGSALAEDKAPESAQTAGVADIVRAPTDLPPAIDRTEPETVKVELETIEKVGQLDDGTTYRYWTFNGQVPGPMVRVRVGDTVEVSMKNAEDSWMPHNVDFHAVTGPHGGGGATMAYPGEESNGFSFKALKPGLYVYHCAVPSVAHHISNGMYGMILVEPEGGLPEVDREFYVMQGELYTEEPFGTRGELMESYEKLSAEQPEYYVFNGAAQALTGDKALTAEVGESIRIFFGVGGPNKTSSFHVIGEIFDTVYSDASLTSAPLMDVQTISVPPGGASIVDLEMEVPGTYVLVDHALSRAERGLAGHLVVEGPENPEIFKEHEAKEPTS; encoded by the coding sequence ATGAAACGCAACAACCTGGTCACCACGACAAGCGCACTGGCCCTGGCCATAGCCCTTGGCGGTTTCGGATCTGCACTGGCAGAGGACAAGGCGCCCGAGAGCGCGCAGACTGCAGGAGTTGCCGACATCGTGCGCGCTCCCACCGATCTGCCGCCCGCCATCGACCGCACGGAACCGGAAACCGTCAAGGTGGAGTTGGAAACCATCGAGAAGGTAGGCCAGCTGGATGATGGAACCACCTATCGTTATTGGACCTTCAACGGTCAGGTACCGGGCCCCATGGTCCGGGTCCGCGTCGGGGATACGGTCGAGGTTTCGATGAAGAATGCCGAGGACAGCTGGATGCCGCATAACGTGGACTTCCATGCAGTCACCGGGCCCCACGGCGGGGGCGGGGCCACCATGGCCTATCCGGGAGAAGAGTCAAACGGCTTCAGCTTCAAGGCCCTCAAGCCCGGGCTTTATGTCTACCACTGCGCGGTGCCGAGCGTGGCCCACCACATCTCGAACGGCATGTACGGCATGATCCTGGTCGAGCCTGAAGGCGGCCTGCCGGAAGTCGATCGCGAGTTCTACGTCATGCAGGGCGAGCTCTACACCGAGGAACCCTTCGGCACCAGGGGCGAGCTGATGGAGAGCTACGAGAAGCTCTCGGCCGAACAGCCGGAGTACTATGTCTTCAACGGCGCAGCCCAGGCCCTTACCGGCGACAAGGCCCTGACGGCAGAAGTCGGGGAAAGCATCCGGATCTTCTTCGGGGTCGGCGGGCCGAACAAGACCTCATCGTTCCACGTGATCGGCGAGATCTTCGACACGGTCTACTCGGACGCTTCGCTGACCAGCGCACCCCTGATGGATGTCCAGACCATCAGCGTGCCCCCGGGCGGCGCCTCGATTGTGGACCTGGAGATGGAAGTACCGGGCACCTATGTCCTGGTGGACCACGCCCTCTCGCGCGCCGAACGCGGCCTTGCCGGCCACCTGGTGGTGGAAGGTCCGGAGAACCCGGAGATCTTCAAGGAGCATGAGGCCAAGGAGCCGACGTCCTGA
- a CDS encoding helix-turn-helix domain-containing protein: MITAAQMRAARALLGIDQRTLADLAGVSLPTIQRMEASQGNVRGVVESLTRVVEALDLAGIELIGENASSHARGRGVRLKSPVETTRS, translated from the coding sequence ATGATCACTGCGGCACAGATGCGTGCGGCCAGGGCGCTCCTGGGCATTGACCAGAGGACACTCGCCGACTTGGCGGGTGTTTCACTTCCCACCATCCAGCGCATGGAGGCCAGCCAGGGCAATGTCCGCGGCGTGGTGGAAAGCCTGACCCGGGTGGTTGAGGCCCTGGATCTCGCCGGCATTGAACTGATTGGTGAAAATGCCTCCAGCCACGCCCGCGGACGTGGGGTGCGCCTCAAATCCCCGGTCGAAACGACGCGCAGCTGA
- a CDS encoding dicarboxylate/amino acid:cation symporter — translation MADSTKDVLQVVQQRYKLRAWIRTRLWAQVLCGMLLGFAVGSLLSPDVGLLDPRTAELLGAWMALPGQLFLGLIAMVLVPLIFGSIIGGITGAGSGQDLRSIGLKLAGFILATTFAAAWIGVGLARWLTPGSGLAGFSAAPAGNSTPSGEDFDSARIPEAITAILPTNPTASIVQGDMLAVVVLALLFGLAAIQVSREKVAPFLALMDALVAIAMTIVKWAMFLAPFAVFGLMAQLVMRAGLETVIGMSGYVGTVLLGLVLLFLLYMGILLLFSRLSPWDFLSRSGGTLLLAFSTSSSSAIMPMTIATARRLGVAEAVSNLVVPLGATMNMAGTALYQTVAILFLAQLSGIELSLAQTLLITGTLVASSIGAPGTPGVSIAILLSVATNFGIPVEGMVIIMGVDRLLDMSRTTVNVTGDLVAARLLNPRSKTQSAVRSPA, via the coding sequence ATGGCAGACAGCACAAAAGATGTCCTTCAAGTTGTCCAGCAGCGCTACAAGCTGCGCGCCTGGATCCGCACGCGCCTCTGGGCACAGGTCCTCTGCGGGATGTTGCTGGGCTTTGCTGTAGGCTCGTTGCTCAGTCCGGACGTGGGACTGCTCGACCCCCGCACAGCAGAACTGCTTGGTGCCTGGATGGCCCTGCCGGGCCAACTCTTCCTTGGGCTGATCGCCATGGTGCTGGTGCCATTGATATTCGGCTCGATCATCGGCGGCATAACCGGTGCGGGCTCTGGCCAGGATCTGCGCAGCATCGGCCTGAAACTGGCCGGCTTCATTCTGGCCACAACCTTCGCAGCAGCCTGGATCGGTGTGGGGCTGGCGCGCTGGTTGACACCCGGAAGCGGGTTGGCCGGCTTTTCTGCAGCGCCCGCGGGAAACAGTACACCAAGTGGCGAGGACTTCGACAGCGCCAGGATTCCCGAGGCAATCACCGCTATCCTGCCGACCAACCCCACAGCCTCCATCGTCCAGGGCGACATGCTTGCCGTTGTGGTTCTGGCCTTGCTGTTCGGACTGGCGGCCATCCAGGTCAGTCGCGAGAAGGTTGCTCCCTTCCTGGCACTGATGGATGCCCTGGTTGCAATCGCCATGACCATCGTCAAGTGGGCGATGTTCCTGGCGCCCTTCGCGGTGTTCGGGCTGATGGCGCAGCTGGTGATGCGTGCCGGCCTTGAAACCGTGATCGGCATGTCAGGTTATGTCGGCACCGTGCTGCTTGGTCTTGTCCTGCTCTTCCTGCTCTACATGGGAATCCTGCTGCTGTTCAGCCGTCTCAGCCCTTGGGATTTCCTTTCACGCAGCGGCGGTACCCTGCTGCTCGCCTTCTCGACTTCCAGTTCCTCGGCTATCATGCCGATGACCATTGCCACGGCGCGCCGCCTGGGTGTTGCGGAAGCTGTATCAAACCTGGTGGTCCCGCTCGGCGCCACCATGAACATGGCCGGCACCGCGCTTTACCAGACCGTCGCCATTCTCTTCCTGGCACAGTTGAGTGGCATCGAGCTCTCGCTGGCCCAGACTCTTCTCATCACCGGCACGTTGGTGGCTTCCTCCATCGGTGCGCCAGGCACACCCGGCGTCAGCATCGCCATCCTGCTCAGCGTGGCCACGAACTTCGGAATTCCCGTCGAGGGCATGGTGATCATCATGGGCGTCGACCGCCTTCTGGACATGAGCCGCACCACGGTGAACGTGACGGGAGACCTGGTGGCCGCCAGGTTGTTGAACCCACGGAGCAAGACGCAATCCGCTGTGCGAAGTCCTGCCTGA
- a CDS encoding Crp/Fnr family transcriptional regulator, with protein MEGKADLDVLAGTELFRGLSRQALEDIWTQGFRKQVPNGTALFLQDDPVTALYVLIVGRLRVTQTTVEGAQVILRYLGPGELAGYVALSGAGSYPGSVTAVEDSHLLGWSRQAIRDLMERHSQVALNSVSVLGRRYQETQLRLRELSTEKVERRIAHTLLRLAGQAGRRTPEGIEIAFPLSRQDLAEMAGTTLHTASRILSNWEKQGLVLSGRRRIMVRLLDTLSTIAESG; from the coding sequence ATGGAGGGGAAAGCCGACCTGGATGTGCTGGCCGGAACGGAGTTGTTTCGTGGCCTGTCCCGTCAGGCATTGGAGGACATCTGGACCCAGGGCTTCCGCAAGCAGGTGCCGAACGGGACGGCCCTCTTCCTGCAGGACGATCCTGTCACAGCCCTTTACGTTCTGATTGTGGGGCGCTTGCGCGTCACCCAGACCACCGTCGAGGGGGCGCAAGTCATCCTGCGTTACCTGGGACCCGGCGAACTGGCGGGCTATGTCGCCCTCTCCGGGGCCGGCAGCTATCCAGGCAGTGTGACGGCTGTCGAGGATTCTCATCTGCTGGGTTGGTCCAGGCAGGCCATACGCGATCTCATGGAACGCCATTCGCAAGTGGCGCTCAACAGCGTGTCGGTCCTGGGGCGGCGTTACCAGGAGACGCAACTTCGTTTGCGCGAGCTGTCCACGGAGAAGGTGGAACGACGGATCGCTCATACGCTCCTGCGCCTTGCGGGGCAGGCCGGTCGCCGCACCCCCGAAGGAATCGAGATCGCCTTTCCCCTCTCGCGCCAGGACCTGGCCGAGATGGCCGGCACCACATTGCACACCGCAAGTCGTATCCTGAGCAACTGGGAAAAGCAGGGTCTGGTCCTGAGCGGCCGCCGCCGCATCATGGTCCGTTTGCTGGACACGCTGAGCACCATTGCCGAAAGCGGTTGA
- a CDS encoding nitric-oxide reductase large subunit, translated as MTNTKQLWIFLAVLLGVSFAVLLWSGNQIYQAAPPVPEEVVTTEGETVYTRADIEKGRRVWQSMGGMQLGSIWGHGGYVAPDWSADWLHRELMFLLDRWAQEEYDTAGYEESSNQQKAALRGRLTAQMRENTYDPESGTITISQDRAEAIEAVSAHYESLFGNDPETADLREAYAMKNDTVPDPENRQVMSAFFWWSAWSAATERPNDSITYTNNWPSEPLIENRPPSSTFLWSAFSVIFLLGGIALLGWHYAVSHSREEEPHRLPEFDPMRHLKPTPSMMATAKYFWVLLALFLLQILLGAITAHYQVEGQVMYGFELAEILPYSITRTWHTQLAVLWIALAWLGTGLYIAPAVSNYEPPYQRLGVNLLWLCLLIIVVGAFVGQWLAVMQELGLENNFYFGHQGWEYADIGRFWQYFLFIGLLLWLFLVGRALWPTLTGNSESRSIVGLLFLSTVAIGLFFGAALMWGENTHLSIVEYWRWWLVHLWVEGFFEVFATAVIAFLFTRLGLLPVRTATVAVLFATIIFMAGGVLGTLHHLYFAGSPTPVLALGASFSALEVVPLAYVGFEAYHHYRLGVATRWMQRYRWPVMFFLAVAFWNLVGAGLFGFLINPPLSLYYMQGLNLTPLHGHTALFGVYGMLGIGLVLFCLRGIKPNLAWPEGTLKVSFWCLNIGLALMALLTLLPLGVMQLFASLEHGYWYARSAEFMQQPIVDLLVWLRVPGDTIFSIGALALAYFVIRLWVFPRREDEQPVEQGEGAYAGSTGYRR; from the coding sequence ATGACCAATACGAAACAACTCTGGATCTTTCTGGCTGTCCTGCTTGGGGTTTCCTTTGCGGTACTTCTCTGGAGCGGCAACCAGATCTACCAGGCAGCACCTCCGGTCCCCGAGGAAGTGGTCACCACCGAAGGGGAAACCGTCTATACGCGTGCGGACATCGAGAAGGGCCGCCGGGTCTGGCAATCCATGGGCGGCATGCAGTTGGGCTCGATCTGGGGGCACGGTGGCTATGTGGCTCCGGACTGGAGTGCCGACTGGCTGCACCGTGAACTTATGTTCCTGCTCGATCGCTGGGCTCAGGAGGAATACGACACCGCTGGCTACGAGGAGTCGAGCAACCAGCAGAAGGCGGCTCTGCGTGGCCGGCTGACCGCACAGATGCGCGAGAACACCTACGATCCCGAAAGCGGCACGATCACGATCAGTCAGGATCGTGCCGAGGCGATCGAAGCGGTTTCCGCGCACTACGAGAGTCTGTTCGGCAACGATCCGGAAACGGCGGACCTGCGCGAAGCCTACGCGATGAAGAACGACACGGTGCCGGATCCGGAAAATCGGCAGGTGATGTCGGCCTTCTTCTGGTGGTCCGCCTGGTCAGCGGCCACGGAGCGGCCAAACGACTCGATTACCTATACCAACAACTGGCCGAGCGAGCCGCTGATCGAGAACCGGCCGCCCTCAAGCACCTTCCTGTGGTCCGCCTTCAGCGTGATTTTCCTGCTGGGAGGAATAGCCCTGCTGGGCTGGCACTATGCCGTAAGCCATTCCCGGGAAGAGGAGCCGCACCGCCTACCGGAATTCGATCCCATGCGGCATCTCAAGCCCACGCCCTCCATGATGGCGACGGCGAAATACTTCTGGGTCCTGCTGGCCCTGTTCCTGCTGCAGATCCTGCTGGGCGCGATCACGGCCCACTACCAGGTCGAGGGCCAGGTGATGTACGGCTTCGAACTGGCCGAGATTCTACCCTATTCAATCACCCGGACCTGGCATACACAGCTGGCAGTGCTGTGGATCGCACTGGCTTGGCTGGGCACCGGTCTCTACATCGCACCGGCGGTCTCGAATTATGAACCGCCCTACCAGCGCCTGGGTGTCAATCTTCTCTGGCTCTGCCTGCTGATTATCGTGGTGGGTGCCTTTGTCGGCCAGTGGCTGGCTGTGATGCAGGAACTGGGGCTGGAGAACAATTTCTATTTCGGTCACCAGGGCTGGGAGTACGCCGACATCGGCCGTTTCTGGCAATACTTCCTGTTCATCGGTCTGCTTCTCTGGTTGTTCCTGGTGGGCCGGGCGCTCTGGCCCACGCTGACCGGCAATTCGGAATCACGCTCTATCGTCGGCCTGCTGTTCCTGTCGACAGTGGCCATTGGCCTCTTCTTCGGGGCCGCCCTGATGTGGGGCGAGAACACCCACCTCTCCATTGTCGAGTACTGGCGCTGGTGGCTGGTTCACCTCTGGGTCGAGGGCTTCTTCGAGGTCTTTGCCACCGCAGTGATTGCCTTCCTCTTCACGCGTCTCGGCCTTTTGCCCGTGAGGACGGCGACCGTGGCGGTCCTGTTCGCCACCATCATCTTCATGGCCGGTGGCGTGCTGGGCACACTGCATCACCTCTACTTCGCCGGTTCGCCGACGCCGGTACTGGCACTTGGTGCCAGCTTCTCCGCCCTGGAGGTGGTGCCGTTGGCCTATGTCGGTTTCGAGGCCTATCACCACTACCGATTGGGCGTGGCGACCCGTTGGATGCAACGCTATCGTTGGCCGGTCATGTTCTTCTTGGCGGTGGCCTTCTGGAATCTTGTGGGCGCCGGGCTGTTCGGTTTCCTGATCAATCCGCCGCTTTCGCTGTATTACATGCAGGGCCTGAATCTGACGCCGCTGCATGGGCATACGGCCCTGTTCGGGGTCTACGGCATGCTGGGCATTGGGTTGGTACTGTTCTGCCTGCGCGGAATAAAGCCCAATCTTGCCTGGCCGGAAGGCACTCTCAAGGTCAGCTTCTGGTGCCTCAACATCGGACTGGCCCTGATGGCCTTGCTGACCCTGCTGCCGCTGGGTGTCATGCAGCTGTTTGCATCTCTCGAGCACGGCTATTGGTACGCCCGTTCGGCCGAGTTCATGCAGCAGCCCATCGTCGACTTGCTGGTCTGGCTGCGAGTTCCAGGGGATACGATCTTTTCCATCGGTGCCCTGGCGCTGGCGTACTTCGTCATCCGGCTATGGGTGTTTCCGCGCCGCGAGGACGAACAGCCTGTCGAGCAGGGTGAAGGCGCTTATGCCGGGTCAACGGGGTATCGCCGTTGA
- a CDS encoding pseudoazurin, with protein sequence MKALNIPFSLALAAGLLFASTALAADYEVEMLNKGADGQPMAFEPAYLEIEPGDSVTFVLTDRNHNAEIIPGMLPEGAEEWKGAMNEEITVTFDQEGLYGYKCLPHYGMGMVGVIKVGDDMANADAAEDVKHPGRAGQKMADLFEQLKTSQTAQAQ encoded by the coding sequence ATGAAAGCACTGAACATTCCATTCTCCCTGGCACTTGCAGCGGGCCTGCTTTTCGCGAGCACAGCCCTGGCTGCCGACTACGAAGTCGAGATGCTGAACAAGGGCGCGGACGGCCAGCCCATGGCCTTCGAGCCGGCCTATCTCGAGATCGAGCCCGGCGACAGCGTGACCTTCGTGCTGACCGACAGGAACCACAACGCGGAGATCATTCCCGGCATGCTGCCCGAAGGCGCCGAAGAATGGAAAGGTGCCATGAACGAGGAGATCACCGTTACCTTCGACCAGGAAGGCCTTTATGGCTACAAGTGCCTGCCACACTACGGCATGGGCATGGTTGGCGTCATCAAGGTGGGCGACGACATGGCCAACGCCGATGCGGCCGAGGACGTCAAGCACCCCGGGCGTGCCGGCCAGAAGATGGCAGACCTCTTCGAACAGTTGAAGACCAGCCAGACCGCCCAGGCACAGTAA
- a CDS encoding methyltransferase domain-containing protein: MTTWIHEQRLSTVYQAVLDSEARTVLDLGCGEGDLFLRLMHAPGVERLVGVDLSTEALDCLRARLAEQEKTPSAQIELIQASMIEPGPGLSGFDCAVLLETLEHLDPGRLSILETALFHKMRPASVIVTTPNADYNEFLGVPSHRFRHPDHRFEWGRRKFRSWAEGVAKRNDCSVVTRDLAGAHPFYGGVSQMAVFTKQSEAAAR, encoded by the coding sequence ATGACCACCTGGATCCATGAGCAGCGACTGTCCACGGTTTATCAGGCAGTTCTGGATAGCGAGGCGCGCACGGTGCTCGATCTTGGCTGTGGAGAGGGCGATCTGTTCCTGCGCCTGATGCATGCCCCCGGAGTGGAAAGGCTGGTGGGCGTTGACCTTTCTACCGAGGCCCTGGATTGTCTGCGCGCCAGATTGGCTGAACAGGAAAAGACACCCAGCGCACAGATCGAACTGATCCAGGCTTCGATGATTGAGCCCGGCCCGGGTCTTTCGGGTTTTGACTGTGCCGTTCTGTTGGAAACGCTGGAACATCTCGATCCCGGACGCTTGTCTATCCTGGAAACTGCGCTGTTCCACAAGATGCGTCCCGCAAGTGTGATCGTGACGACACCCAATGCCGACTATAACGAGTTTCTGGGTGTCCCTTCCCATCGGTTCCGTCATCCCGATCACCGTTTCGAGTGGGGGCGGCGGAAATTCCGGAGTTGGGCCGAGGGGGTTGCGAAACGCAATGACTGCAGTGTTGTCACGCGCGATCTGGCCGGTGCGCATCCCTTCTATGGGGGCGTGAGCCAGATGGCCGTTTTTACCAAACAGAGTGAGGCGGCCGCGCGTTGA
- a CDS encoding HAD family hydrolase, with product MIGSKRISGIIIVCFLLAQFVFAGLTLAQEGPLASWNEGSAKSAILEFVAETTKPASPDYVAPEERIAVFDNDGTLWSEKPLYFQVMMAIDQLQAMATETPEWAENQPFKAALEEDFGAVAASGGKGLMKLLSATQSGSSDRTFTREVEAWLDTARHPRFGKTFTELVYQPMLELLDYLRTHGFSTWIVSGSGIDFMRAWTEEAYGIPPEQVIGSQVELDYVMDGGTPSFQRRPGNFFFNDGPNKAIAIKRHMGRQPVIAFGNSDGDLEMLEWTTAGEGPRLGVLIHHTDAKREWAYDRKSDIGRLDKALDAAPEHDWLVVDMAADWARIYPWQTAP from the coding sequence ATGATTGGTAGTAAGCGAATCTCCGGGATCATCATCGTCTGTTTCCTGCTGGCTCAGTTTGTTTTTGCCGGCCTGACCCTGGCACAGGAGGGTCCGCTGGCCTCCTGGAACGAAGGGTCTGCCAAGTCCGCCATTCTTGAGTTCGTGGCCGAAACAACCAAGCCGGCTAGCCCGGACTACGTCGCCCCCGAGGAACGGATCGCGGTATTCGACAACGACGGCACGCTCTGGTCCGAGAAACCCCTGTACTTCCAGGTGATGATGGCAATCGATCAGCTGCAGGCGATGGCGACAGAGACTCCCGAGTGGGCGGAAAACCAGCCATTCAAGGCAGCGCTGGAAGAGGATTTCGGGGCTGTTGCGGCCTCTGGCGGCAAGGGGCTCATGAAGCTGCTTAGCGCAACCCAGAGCGGATCAAGCGACAGGACCTTCACGCGCGAAGTCGAGGCCTGGCTCGACACAGCGCGTCATCCGCGTTTCGGAAAAACCTTCACCGAACTGGTCTACCAGCCCATGCTGGAGCTGCTCGATTACTTGAGGACGCATGGATTCAGCACCTGGATCGTTTCGGGCAGCGGCATCGATTTCATGCGCGCCTGGACAGAGGAGGCCTATGGCATTCCGCCCGAGCAGGTGATCGGCTCCCAAGTCGAACTCGACTATGTCATGGATGGCGGGACGCCCAGCTTCCAGCGCCGGCCCGGGAATTTCTTCTTCAACGACGGACCGAACAAGGCCATCGCCATCAAGCGCCATATGGGGCGCCAGCCTGTCATTGCCTTCGGAAATTCCGATGGGGATCTGGAAATGCTCGAATGGACGACAGCGGGCGAAGGCCCGCGCCTCGGAGTGCTCATCCACCACACGGATGCGAAGCGTGAATGGGCTTATGATCGCAAGAGTGATATCGGACGGTTGGACAAGGCGCTGGACGCGGCCCCGGAGCATGATTGGCTCGTTGTCGACATGGCTGCGGACTGGGCGAGAATCTATCCCTGGCAGACGGCTCCATGA